One Acetobacterium sp. KB-1 DNA segment encodes these proteins:
- a CDS encoding FRG domain-containing protein produces the protein MNKITFPPPFLNYVSNSPSYFSLQRSMYDKAIENLCIAEYQERADVCSNILRYNNSDEYLNSARMIEKLSELPELSFCDVEKMLEDEKKDQETIQFLVDHENLSTLKPEELSFIYTALGLSPEKNKRTLNNWLINFDSLTDQEIKKIEDAKNNKSGPIGGLVDIFRTGLLVDYGDGTNFIDLIRQGRQRYYYRGENAFYGSSKANYFRNFVGKTDKDRMKIIISQLQLFSFIRFLEKFDICKKWSYGQIFPYAIAQHYGFPTNLMDVTSNLDVALFFACCKYDNYTKKWLPLERTDFEKVDSRKNVANIGGDSRYAVIHRALSEIVDWAYYVENKGIKLTKVMPIGYQPFMRCNYQYGYLIRTNSEYDMYKDQTFEKFKIPLSEKLCKMVYEKMEQGEKIYPNDGLSECEDIIESIKKSKSFYLCDLEPTAKEFWPNAPTPYVRDRLEDNGCSFHEYEKELSPRRIKRIAKLNKNWRGFDFEKHYGFSVKMRPMITIGGDTLVEENMDGTYSIINKGVHVLPVLGSD, from the coding sequence ATGAATAAAATAACTTTCCCACCACCATTTCTAAATTATGTATCAAATAGTCCGAGCTACTTTTCATTACAACGATCAATGTATGATAAAGCTATTGAAAATCTATGTATAGCTGAGTACCAAGAGAGAGCTGATGTATGTAGTAATATTCTGCGTTATAATAACAGTGATGAATACTTAAATTCGGCTAGAATGATTGAAAAGCTGAGTGAATTACCAGAATTGTCTTTTTGTGATGTTGAAAAAATGCTCGAAGATGAAAAAAAAGATCAAGAGACCATTCAATTTCTTGTAGATCATGAAAATTTGTCAACTCTAAAACCAGAAGAATTGTCTTTTATCTACACTGCGTTGGGACTTAGTCCAGAAAAAAACAAAAGAACTTTAAATAACTGGCTTATAAATTTTGATAGTTTAACAGACCAGGAAATAAAAAAAATTGAAGATGCTAAAAATAATAAAAGTGGTCCAATTGGTGGATTAGTAGATATTTTTCGTACTGGATTATTAGTTGATTACGGAGATGGCACAAATTTTATCGATTTAATTAGACAAGGTCGCCAACGCTATTATTATCGTGGTGAAAACGCATTTTATGGCTCCAGTAAGGCTAATTACTTTCGGAATTTTGTTGGTAAAACTGATAAAGATCGTATGAAAATTATCATTAGCCAATTGCAACTATTTAGTTTTATTCGTTTTCTTGAGAAATTTGACATATGCAAAAAATGGTCGTATGGTCAAATTTTTCCATACGCGATTGCACAGCATTATGGGTTTCCAACTAATCTGATGGATGTTACGAGTAATTTAGATGTAGCCCTTTTTTTCGCTTGCTGTAAATATGATAATTATACAAAGAAATGGCTACCTTTAGAACGAACTGATTTTGAAAAAGTTGATTCCAGAAAAAATGTTGCTAATATTGGGGGAGATTCCCGTTATGCTGTTATTCACAGAGCTTTGTCAGAAATTGTTGATTGGGCATATTATGTTGAGAATAAAGGGATTAAATTAACGAAAGTTATGCCTATTGGTTACCAACCATTCATGCGTTGTAATTATCAATATGGGTATCTGATTCGGACGAATAGTGAATATGATATGTATAAAGATCAGACATTTGAAAAATTTAAAATTCCTCTCTCAGAAAAACTCTGCAAAATGGTATATGAAAAAATGGAGCAAGGGGAAAAAATCTATCCAAATGATGGTTTAAGTGAATGTGAGGATATAATTGAAAGCATTAAAAAATCCAAATCCTTTTATCTCTGCGATTTAGAACCAACTGCCAAAGAGTTTTGGCCAAACGCACCCACACCTTATGTCAGAGATAGACTTGAAGATAATGGATGTTCATTTCATGAATACGAAAAAGAATTGAGCCCTAGACGAATTAAACGTATTGCTAAATTAAACAAAAATTGGAGAGGTTTCGATTTTGAAAAACACTACGGTTTTTCAGTTAAAATGAGACCTATGATAACAATAGGCGGAGATACATTAGTTGAAGAAAATATGGATGGAACGTATTCAATAATAAATAAGGGTGTTCACGTACTGCCAGTGCTGGGATCAGATTAA
- a CDS encoding HNH endonuclease domain-containing protein: MIKISLSKEIEEKHFKYCSENILPGIKKANLFSVDKIEFKLEPCFDIQVFNQEEKNFWAYIIENFEEISIGKPDVLRKHDKKIKKLFATVAKGIEVLKSKNKNTKSYSQYLLEKFRYEEFKSEDLFDILLKKTKKRSNIKNYSFEVQKLMIKDLLKYLPSKKRIIYESFFENGTIKNLKRSDFEIGFKNLGIDLTIHNFKNMITSVDAWSDYTFVMESSIRVCPYCNRQYITPVFSDNGKLRGEIDHFLPKSIYPYFSMSLYNMIPVCHTCNHIKGDKKFGFDSINPFEESLNDHFTFEVNPVTQELTIKTCDKNDEAIKLHIDTLKLKSLYGYHNNQALELLKKRSMYPDIYIIELFKVYGESFVSIEEFKEFIVGYIADENQLNNEAFLKLRRDIAKQLNFLTEPAEAAQIKELKKLQKICSAN, encoded by the coding sequence ATGATAAAAATTTCATTATCAAAGGAAATTGAAGAAAAGCATTTTAAATATTGTTCAGAGAATATTTTGCCAGGAATTAAGAAAGCGAACCTTTTTTCTGTTGACAAGATAGAATTTAAGTTGGAACCGTGTTTTGATATTCAAGTGTTTAATCAAGAGGAAAAAAACTTTTGGGCCTATATCATAGAAAATTTCGAAGAGATTTCAATTGGTAAACCTGATGTATTACGAAAGCATGATAAAAAGATAAAAAAATTGTTCGCAACAGTTGCAAAGGGTATTGAAGTTTTAAAATCAAAAAATAAAAATACTAAATCATACAGCCAATATTTGTTAGAAAAATTTCGTTATGAAGAGTTTAAATCGGAAGATTTGTTTGACATTCTTTTAAAGAAAACAAAGAAACGGAGTAATATAAAAAATTATTCGTTTGAAGTTCAAAAATTAATGATCAAAGATCTTTTAAAATACTTACCAAGTAAGAAGAGAATAATATATGAATCATTTTTCGAAAATGGTACAATAAAAAATCTGAAGAGATCTGATTTTGAAATAGGGTTTAAAAATTTAGGGATCGATTTGACGATACATAATTTCAAGAATATGATTACTTCAGTAGATGCTTGGTCAGATTATACATTTGTGATGGAAAGTAGCATTCGAGTTTGTCCTTATTGTAACAGACAATATATAACACCGGTGTTTTCTGATAATGGAAAACTAAGAGGAGAGATCGATCATTTTTTACCCAAAAGTATCTATCCGTATTTCTCAATGTCATTGTACAATATGATACCGGTTTGTCATACTTGTAATCACATTAAGGGGGATAAAAAATTTGGATTTGATAGTATTAATCCTTTTGAGGAAAGTTTGAACGATCATTTTACATTTGAAGTGAATCCAGTGACGCAAGAACTCACTATAAAAACTTGTGATAAAAATGATGAAGCAATTAAATTACATATCGATACTTTAAAATTAAAATCGCTTTATGGTTATCATAATAACCAAGCGCTAGAACTTTTGAAAAAAAGGAGTATGTATCCCGACATATATATTATAGAACTATTTAAAGTCTATGGCGAATCGTTTGTTTCAATTGAAGAGTTTAAGGAATTTATAGTTGGTTATATTGCGGACGAAAACCAATTGAATAATGAAGCGTTTTTGAAACTAAGACGTGACATAGCAAAGCAATTAAATTTTTTAACCGAACCTGCTGAAGCTGCTCAAATAAAAGAATTAAAAAAATTGCAAAAAATTTGTAGTGCGAACTGA
- a CDS encoding PASTA domain-containing protein, with amino-acid sequence MSKWSKIAMYGKAAVKVIAPSALVLIEKTGTEFIEKQKNLIKIPDLKDVYIDEALRVLKDELNLIPTSAIANPNLAYVDESENEVMYSEPRFGSRVNPGTAVKVYYLTQEVIDKSKKLLETVVHEFKVPRIIGANLYEAREDLESLGLKVAVKLEKPSLKFVSKDDGQVTRVTYPNDQKIGSKLKTGERVLIYYVNEEVILKSRSIKEKIDKDRREIINKIGKISKDVSDGFCTGVADTHKTVVKKIGKPFAKKKSSSDMRK; translated from the coding sequence ATGTCGAAATGGTCGAAGATAGCAATGTATGGAAAAGCTGCAGTTAAAGTGATTGCACCAAGTGCTTTGGTTCTTATAGAAAAAACAGGTACTGAATTTATTGAAAAACAGAAAAACCTTATAAAAATACCTGATTTAAAAGACGTCTATATTGATGAAGCATTGCGAGTTCTAAAAGACGAACTAAATTTGATTCCAACATCGGCGATTGCAAATCCTAATTTAGCGTATGTTGATGAAAGTGAAAATGAAGTGATGTATTCTGAACCAAGATTCGGCTCGCGGGTCAATCCAGGAACGGCAGTTAAGGTTTACTATCTCACTCAAGAAGTAATTGATAAGAGCAAAAAGTTATTAGAAACCGTTGTTCATGAATTTAAAGTTCCGAGAATCATTGGGGCTAATCTCTATGAAGCACGAGAAGACCTTGAAAGCTTAGGCCTAAAAGTTGCTGTGAAATTAGAAAAACCAAGCTTGAAATTTGTCAGTAAAGACGATGGACAGGTCACTCGAGTCACTTATCCAAATGATCAAAAGATCGGCTCAAAACTAAAAACCGGCGAGCGAGTTCTGATTTATTATGTCAATGAAGAAGTAATCTTAAAGAGTCGGTCTATAAAAGAAAAAATTGATAAAGATCGGCGTGAAATAATCAATAAAATCGGTAAAATTAGTAAAGACGTATCAGATGGTTTTTGCACCGGGGTTGCGGATACGCACAAAACGGTCGTTAAAAAAATCGGCAAACCGTTTGCAAAGAAAAAATCAAGTTCAGATATGAGAAAATAA
- a CDS encoding holin family protein: protein MKITEVSLVFALLGGVLGQMLGGFDGFLQCLIAFVVMDYLTGVLCALQKKKLSSAQGFRGILKKILIFMVVGMGHLLDITLLGGAGAPLRVAMIGFYLSNEGLSILENLGRLGVPLPKRLEAVIRELGEEEEKHKE, encoded by the coding sequence ATGAAAATCACTGAAGTCTCACTGGTCTTTGCCCTGTTAGGCGGGGTGCTCGGCCAAATGCTCGGCGGCTTTGATGGGTTTTTACAATGTCTGATCGCCTTTGTGGTGATGGACTACTTAACCGGAGTGCTCTGTGCGCTTCAGAAAAAGAAACTTTCCAGCGCCCAGGGCTTCCGGGGCATCCTCAAAAAAATCCTGATCTTTATGGTCGTAGGGATGGGCCATCTGCTGGATATCACCCTACTGGGCGGAGCCGGTGCCCCCCTGCGGGTGGCGATGATCGGCTTCTACCTCTCCAATGAAGGCTTGAGTATTCTGGAAAACCTCGGACGGCTGGGGGTGCCTTTACCGAAGCGGCTGGAAGCCGTGATTCGGGAATTGGGGGAGGAGGAAGAGAAACACAAAGAATAA
- a CDS encoding AAA family ATPase, whose protein sequence is MELIYIWINKTKNQVINDCGVCFNKSYFINFNKHKHELMIRKNHANIGVLTDEVITGLSAIVGNNGSGKTTIIDHIFHTSLIKTKDLGIENEQIRFEIETIQIYVNKSATDEKINVFFNLPCRIKYDLENLRGDEIVEYDINELNKDYYSETRSDNSHPNSISKVFLTNSSQKSKYSHEDGDGQEHNISLNPKTIENLSRTFYSSKTQIFLGVGVNNLFNNFQKFMIRSRSMETFQSLCDVCYYNNLRKANKDSFVKKNNYIKLSVTSILNNSKDFLTEFSQKPLGVDANWETTIKKEIQNIILYSPQEKWGFIEPDQIEDSFTKIGHFKNRYDKTNIILQLILNLIFELRCCGFMSENDIETLMGINEIDKIKTTIKKFVEKYEKKILKAYYKSAIDEIEELEIILKECSCVADNLGYIKFDCNPKNDFEEDKLEKPWIKIYEYIENYTRAKRFFVLKYLNITIEHMSSGERALLNFFSWLHIVPFFDSIKGFENGRINNNVLILIDEIDLYCHPEWQRQFINILMNELKVEFRERKVQVVFTTHSPIILSDIPDDNVVYLENAHVVNRFEKTFAQNIYTLYNDAFFLRETIGECSKKIIVEVDENLKRHEIKLNENNFRMNFYEDDTMQYCKKITAIIGEPIIRKSFERRIKKIEQNYRSVNLKELIILFDSLEKTERMEMIQYIIETSEE, encoded by the coding sequence ATGGAATTAATTTACATTTGGATAAATAAAACTAAAAATCAAGTTATAAACGATTGTGGGGTTTGTTTCAACAAATCTTATTTTATTAATTTCAACAAGCATAAACATGAACTAATGATAAGAAAAAACCATGCAAATATCGGTGTGTTAACAGATGAAGTCATAACAGGGTTATCTGCGATTGTGGGTAATAATGGATCAGGTAAAACAACTATTATTGATCATATTTTTCATACTTCATTGATAAAAACAAAAGATTTAGGTATAGAAAATGAGCAGATTAGATTTGAAATAGAAACAATTCAAATCTATGTAAATAAATCAGCAACAGATGAGAAAATAAATGTTTTCTTCAATTTGCCTTGTAGAATAAAATATGATTTAGAGAATCTAAGAGGAGATGAAATTGTAGAATACGATATAAATGAGTTAAATAAAGATTACTACAGTGAGACACGTTCAGATAACTCACATCCAAATTCGATTTCAAAGGTATTTTTAACAAATAGTAGCCAGAAATCAAAATATTCACATGAAGATGGTGATGGGCAAGAGCATAATATTAGCTTGAATCCAAAAACAATAGAAAACTTATCTAGAACATTTTATTCATCAAAGACACAGATCTTCTTAGGTGTAGGGGTAAATAATTTATTTAATAACTTCCAGAAATTCATGATCAGGTCACGTTCGATGGAAACATTTCAATCGCTATGTGATGTTTGCTATTATAACAATTTGAGAAAAGCAAACAAAGATAGTTTTGTAAAAAAAAATAACTATATAAAATTATCAGTAACATCAATTTTGAATAATTCTAAAGACTTTTTAACTGAGTTTTCACAAAAACCATTAGGGGTTGATGCAAATTGGGAAACAACGATTAAAAAAGAAATTCAGAATATTATCTTGTATAGTCCCCAAGAAAAATGGGGATTTATCGAACCGGATCAAATTGAAGACTCATTTACCAAAATTGGTCATTTTAAAAACAGATATGATAAAACTAACATTATTTTGCAATTGATTTTAAATTTAATATTTGAATTGCGATGCTGTGGTTTTATGAGTGAAAATGATATTGAGACTCTAATGGGAATTAATGAGATTGATAAAATTAAAACAACTATAAAAAAATTCGTTGAAAAGTATGAAAAAAAAATTCTTAAAGCTTATTATAAAAGTGCGATCGATGAGATTGAGGAGCTTGAAATTATTCTTAAAGAATGTTCCTGTGTTGCAGATAATCTAGGGTATATCAAATTTGATTGTAATCCGAAAAACGATTTTGAGGAGGACAAATTGGAGAAGCCATGGATTAAGATTTATGAATATATTGAGAATTATACTCGTGCCAAAAGATTTTTTGTTTTAAAATATTTAAATATAACTATTGAACATATGTCATCAGGTGAACGGGCACTATTGAATTTTTTTTCATGGTTGCATATAGTACCATTTTTTGATTCAATTAAAGGTTTTGAAAATGGTAGAATTAATAATAATGTTTTAATTCTGATAGATGAAATTGATTTATATTGCCATCCAGAATGGCAACGACAGTTTATAAATATCCTTATGAATGAATTGAAAGTGGAGTTTAGAGAAAGAAAAGTTCAAGTTGTTTTCACAACTCATTCACCGATTATACTTTCCGATATACCAGATGATAACGTTGTATATCTTGAAAATGCACATGTAGTAAATAGATTTGAAAAAACTTTTGCTCAAAATATTTATACGCTTTATAATGATGCTTTTTTTCTTAGGGAAACGATTGGTGAATGTTCAAAAAAAATTATTGTAGAAGTTGACGAAAATTTAAAACGACATGAGATTAAGCTTAACGAAAACAATTTCAGAATGAATTTTTACGAAGATGATACAATGCAGTATTGCAAAAAAATAACTGCGATCATAGGTGAACCAATTATCAGAAAATCTTTTGAAAGAAGGATAAAGAAAATTGAACAGAATTATAGGTCTGTCAATTTAAAAGAGTTAATTATTCTATTTGATAGTTTAGAAAAAACGGAACGAATGGAAATGATACAGTACATAATTGAGACTAGTGAAGAATAA
- a CDS encoding pyridoxamine 5'-phosphate oxidase family protein has protein sequence MRRSEREVTSEAEILAIISGCKVLRLGLVDDGKPYVVPLNFGYTMAGSELTIYLHCAPKGRKLAVLEKNPQVCIEMDRMAQLITGASGCDYSCNFESLIGDGQAVILTDGAEKITALNQIMKHQTGRDDFSFEPRMVTMTTVIAVTLQQYTVKRH, from the coding sequence ATGCGACGTTCAGAACGTGAAGTAACCAGTGAAGCAGAAATTTTGGCAATCATCAGCGGCTGTAAGGTGTTACGGTTGGGCCTGGTGGATGATGGCAAACCCTATGTGGTGCCTTTGAACTTTGGCTATACGATGGCCGGATCGGAGTTGACGATCTATCTCCATTGTGCTCCTAAAGGCCGCAAGCTGGCGGTGCTCGAAAAGAATCCCCAGGTCTGTATTGAAATGGATCGGATGGCTCAACTGATCACCGGGGCCAGTGGCTGTGATTACAGCTGCAATTTTGAGAGTTTGATTGGCGACGGCCAGGCCGTGATTCTGACCGATGGGGCCGAAAAAATAACGGCTCTGAACCAGATTATGAAACACCAGACCGGCCGGGATGATTTTTCTTTTGAGCCCCGGATGGTGACGATGACAACGGTGATTGCGGTGACCTTACAGCAGTATACGGTTAAACGGCACTAA
- a CDS encoding DNA methyltransferase, translated as MTEIEKRDAARAFVTDWQDKGYEKGHSQPFWLVLLRDVYGVARPEQQISFEDQVMLDHTSFIDGYIPETHVLIEQKGNDRDLRKAIRQSDGSYLTPFQQAKRYSANLPYSRRPRWIVTCNFKAFLVYDMENPNGEPEEILLANLHEETYRLEFLVDAQNEAIIREMEISIKAGEIVGKFYDALLKQYRDPENPESLKSLNMLCVRLVFCLYAEDAGIFGKHGIFKDYLKRYLNPADVRKALIELFAVLNQTVAERDPYMEPALGAFPYVNGGLFATEKIEIPGFSQEIVDLLIHDASEDFDWQEISPTIFGAVFESTLNPETRRSGGMHYTSIENIHKVIDPLFLEDLKDEFDQLKEEPVEKTRNRNLSTFQEKLAGLNFLDPACGSGNFLTESYLALRQLENDVLKVLLGDQIRIGSDLHSPIKVSIHQFYGIEINDFAVSVGKTALWIAEAQMMKKTEDIVHMHLDFLPLKSYANIIEGNALQIAWETVVPPTELDFVMGNPPFVGYSLQSKAQKNDLLAVYVDEAGKPYKSAGKIDFVAGWYFKAAQLMDGTGIRTAFVSTNSITQGEQVAGVFKPLYECFGIHFDFAYRTFKWASEASDQAAVHCVIVGFSQAPNPADKRIYSGEAISNKVEQINSYLVEAPVVFIENIKKPLCDVPEMTTGNRPADGGHLLIFADDYESFIKKEPKAKKFIKKFVGAAEFINNKKRWCLWLVDASPAEIRSMPLVKERVERCRLDRLNAPDVGRQKLAEKPAFFREIKNPKSYVLVPSTSSENRRYIPIGFLDDTSIPSNSTIILPDATLYHFGILTSNVHMAWMRVVAGRLKSDYRYSINIVYNNFPWPSPTVAQQALIEKTAQAILDARALYPDCSLADLYDEITMPKELRRAHQANDKAVLAAYGFDKNIRESQCVAELMRLNQALTEK; from the coding sequence ATGACAGAAATTGAGAAACGTGACGCGGCTAGAGCCTTTGTGACCGACTGGCAGGATAAAGGCTATGAAAAAGGACACAGTCAGCCTTTCTGGCTGGTGCTGTTGCGGGACGTCTATGGGGTGGCTAGACCCGAGCAGCAAATCAGCTTTGAAGATCAGGTGATGCTGGATCATACCAGCTTTATTGACGGCTACATCCCCGAGACCCATGTGTTAATTGAACAGAAAGGGAATGACCGGGATCTGCGCAAGGCCATACGCCAGTCCGACGGCAGCTACTTGACGCCGTTTCAGCAGGCCAAGCGATATTCTGCCAATCTGCCTTATTCCCGGCGACCCCGCTGGATTGTGACCTGCAATTTTAAAGCGTTTCTGGTCTACGACATGGAAAACCCCAATGGTGAGCCCGAGGAAATCCTCCTGGCCAACCTGCACGAGGAAACCTACCGCCTGGAATTTCTGGTCGATGCCCAGAATGAGGCGATCATCCGGGAAATGGAGATTTCCATCAAGGCCGGTGAAATCGTCGGCAAGTTTTACGATGCCCTGCTTAAGCAGTATCGAGATCCCGAAAATCCCGAGTCCTTAAAAAGCCTGAACATGCTCTGCGTCCGCCTGGTCTTTTGCCTCTATGCCGAAGACGCCGGGATTTTTGGTAAGCACGGGATCTTTAAGGATTATCTCAAGCGCTACCTCAACCCCGCCGATGTCCGAAAGGCTCTGATTGAGCTCTTTGCAGTGCTCAATCAAACCGTCGCCGAACGGGATCCATATATGGAACCGGCGCTGGGGGCGTTTCCCTATGTCAATGGCGGGCTCTTTGCCACTGAAAAAATCGAAATCCCCGGCTTCTCCCAGGAAATTGTTGATCTGCTGATTCACGATGCCTCCGAGGATTTTGACTGGCAGGAAATCAGCCCGACCATTTTCGGCGCCGTCTTTGAAAGCACCTTAAACCCCGAGACCCGGCGTTCCGGGGGGATGCACTATACCTCCATCGAGAACATTCACAAGGTCATCGACCCCTTGTTTCTTGAAGATTTAAAGGACGAATTTGACCAGCTTAAGGAGGAGCCCGTCGAAAAGACCAGAAACCGCAATCTTTCCACCTTTCAAGAAAAACTGGCGGGGCTCAATTTTCTGGATCCCGCCTGTGGCTCGGGGAATTTTCTGACCGAATCCTACCTGGCCCTGCGACAGCTGGAAAATGACGTCTTAAAAGTGTTGCTGGGCGATCAGATCCGCATTGGTAGCGATCTGCATTCGCCGATTAAAGTGTCGATTCATCAGTTTTACGGCATTGAGATCAACGATTTTGCCGTTTCGGTCGGTAAGACCGCCCTCTGGATTGCCGAAGCCCAGATGATGAAAAAGACCGAGGACATCGTCCATATGCATCTGGATTTCCTGCCGCTGAAATCCTACGCCAACATTATCGAGGGCAACGCCCTGCAAATCGCCTGGGAAACCGTGGTGCCGCCAACAGAACTTGATTTTGTGATGGGGAACCCACCATTTGTGGGCTATTCGCTGCAATCAAAGGCCCAGAAAAATGATCTGCTGGCGGTTTATGTCGATGAAGCCGGTAAACCCTATAAAAGTGCCGGAAAAATTGATTTTGTGGCCGGCTGGTATTTCAAAGCTGCCCAGCTGATGGACGGCACAGGCATCCGCACTGCCTTTGTCTCGACCAATTCGATTACCCAGGGGGAACAGGTGGCCGGGGTCTTTAAACCGCTGTATGAGTGCTTTGGGATTCACTTCGATTTTGCCTACCGAACCTTTAAATGGGCCAGCGAAGCCAGTGATCAGGCCGCTGTCCACTGTGTCATTGTCGGCTTTAGTCAGGCGCCTAACCCGGCAGACAAACGGATTTATAGCGGCGAAGCCATCAGCAATAAGGTGGAACAGATTAATTCCTATCTGGTGGAAGCGCCGGTGGTGTTTATTGAAAATATCAAGAAGCCTTTATGCGACGTACCTGAAATGACCACCGGGAATCGGCCAGCTGATGGGGGACATCTTCTGATCTTTGCTGATGATTATGAATCGTTTATTAAAAAAGAGCCAAAAGCAAAGAAATTCATTAAAAAATTTGTCGGTGCTGCTGAATTTATCAACAACAAAAAACGCTGGTGTCTCTGGTTAGTGGATGCGTCACCGGCAGAGATACGCAGCATGCCCCTGGTGAAAGAGCGGGTAGAACGCTGTCGCCTTGACCGCTTGAATGCGCCGGACGTTGGCAGGCAGAAATTGGCAGAAAAACCGGCATTCTTTCGGGAGATAAAGAACCCGAAATCATATGTGTTGGTACCAAGCACATCATCTGAAAACAGACGATATATTCCTATCGGGTTTCTTGACGACACATCCATTCCAAGCAATTCTACAATCATTTTACCTGATGCCACCCTTTACCATTTCGGTATTCTCACTTCTAACGTCCATATGGCCTGGATGCGTGTCGTGGCAGGGCGGTTAAAAAGTGACTACCGCTACTCCATCAATATCGTCTATAACAATTTCCCCTGGCCCAGCCCCACCGTCGCTCAGCAGGCCCTGATCGAAAAAACCGCTCAGGCCATTCTGGATGCCCGAGCCCTCTATCCCGATTGCAGCCTGGCCGATCTCTATGATGAGATCACTATGCCCAAAGAGCTGCGCCGGGCTCACCAGGCCAACGACAAAGCGGTGCTAGCCGCCTATGGTTTCGATAAAAACATCCGTGAGTCCCAATGCGTCGCCGAACTGATGCGGTTGAATCAGGCGTTGACCGAGAAGTAG
- a CDS encoding D-Ala-D-Ala carboxypeptidase family metallohydrolase, whose protein sequence is MGPLTENRLFREQLSVISMDGDGATPHFTKGKFACDCQGAYCDGFPGAMDLWLMLKLEALRNALDSLVIITSGLRCEIRNGEVGGIPRSKHRIGQAADLYAPGIDIERVASIAESLGLTTILYQEQGFVHCEV, encoded by the coding sequence GTGGGACCACTCACCGAAAACCGACTGTTTCGGGAACAGTTGTCAGTGATTTCAATGGATGGCGATGGCGCCACCCCGCACTTTACCAAGGGCAAATTTGCCTGCGATTGTCAGGGCGCTTATTGTGACGGCTTTCCGGGAGCCATGGATCTGTGGCTGATGCTCAAGCTTGAAGCTCTGCGTAACGCACTGGATTCTCTGGTGATCATTACCTCTGGGCTCCGGTGCGAAATCCGCAACGGCGAGGTGGGCGGCATCCCTAGATCCAAACACCGCATCGGACAGGCCGCTGATCTCTACGCCCCAGGTATTGATATTGAAAGAGTGGCCAGCATCGCCGAAAGTCTGGGGCTCACCACCATCCTTTATCAGGAGCAGGGCTTTGTTCACTGCGAGGTGTAA
- a CDS encoding DUF4160 domain-containing protein produces MNFDEQLQFLLRNCKISVIIKITYRKCQIPELCRFYNIVIRMLYSDNFQHHKPHFHVYYNEYEASVGIDGDVLVGNLPVKQLKSFRHCHGTVAGRIFLSWLGLSPFNICSFTAHRAALAVRPACSISAV; encoded by the coding sequence ATGAACTTTGATGAGCAGCTTCAATTTTTATTGAGAAACTGTAAAATAAGCGTTATAATCAAGATAACATACAGGAAATGCCAAATACCAGAGTTATGCCGATTTTATAATATTGTTATCCGGATGCTATACAGTGATAATTTTCAGCATCACAAACCACATTTTCATGTTTATTATAACGAATATGAAGCCTCCGTTGGAATCGACGGTGACGTGTTAGTCGGGAATCTCCCGGTAAAACAATTAAAATCCTTCCGGCACTGTCATGGGACAGTCGCGGGAAGGATTTTTTTATCCTGGCTTGGGCTTTCACCCTTTAATATTTGTTCATTTACAGCTCATCGCGCCGCTTTGGCGGTTCGCCCAGCCTGTTCCATTAGTGCCGTTTAA